The genomic region CCAAAGCTAAAGATGTCTTATTTTCTGTTCATTTGAAAGCTACAATGATGAAAGTTTCCGACCCTATCATCTTTGGTCATGTGGTTAAAGTCTTCTTTAAAGATATATTTGATAAATATGGTGATCTGCTTTCAGAATTGGGTGTAAATCCCAACAACGGACTGGGAGATCTCTATACAAAAATCCAGAATCTGCCTGAAGACAAACAGGACGCAATTAAAGCAGATATAGAAGCTGTGTATGCCAAAAGACCGGCATTGGCTATGGTTAACTCCGATAAGGGAATTACCAATCTCCATGTTCCAAGCGATGTTATCATCGACGCTTCCATGCCTGCAGCGATCCGCTCATCAGGCGGCATGTGGGGGCCAGACGGGAAACTGAAAGATATGAAAGCCATAATTCCGGATCGCTGTTATTCTGGAGTGTATCAGGAAACAATTGAGTTCTGCCAAAAACACGGTGCCTTTGATCCATCAAAAATGGGAAGCGTTTCTAATGTGGGACTTATGGCGCAAAAAGCTGAAGAATACGGCTCACATGACAAGACCTTTGAGATGGCTGGCACAGGAAAAGTCCAGGTTATCGATGACAACAATAATGTACTCCTTGAACAGCCGGTAGAGGAAGGAGATATCTTCCGTATGTGTCAGGTGAAAGACGCCCCCGTTCAGGACTGGGTCAAGCTGGCCGTCAACAGAGCCAAAGCAACAGGAAATCCTGCGGTCTTCTGGCTCGATGAGAATAGAGCTCACGACTTACAGCTCATTAAAAAAGTGAACAAATATTTGAAAGATCACGATACCGCTGGCTTGGAAATTTTAATCAAATCTCCTGTTGAAGCAACCAGGTTTTCATTGGGGAGAATTAAAGAAGGCAAAGACACCATCTCTGTGACTGGAAATGTTTTGAGGGATTATCTGACAGACCTCTTCCCGATTTTAGAAGTGGGAACCAGTGCAAAAATGCTGTCTATCGTTCCACTGATGAATGGCGGCGGACTTTTCGAGACAGGTGCCGGTGGCTCAGCACCAAAACACGTACAGCAATTTGTATCGGAAGGTCACCTGCGTTGGGACTCCCTGGGAGAATTCCTGGCTTTAGCTTCTTCTCTGGAACATCTGGGCAACAGTTATGATAATTCTAAAGCTCTGGTTTTAGCAGAAACACTGGATAAAGCTACAGAGCTGGTTCTGGAAAATGGAAAATCACCTTCCAGAAAAGTGAATGAGATCGATAACAGAGGATCTCATTTTTATCTTGCAATGTATTGGGCTCAGGCTCTGGCTGATCAGGAGAAAGATAGCCAGCTAAAAACAATTTTTGAACCTGTGGCTAAAGCTCTGATGGAAAATGAAGAGAAGATTGCCAGTGAGTTGTTAGAAGCTCAGGGCAAAGCTGTGGATATCAAAGGATACTACGCTCCGGATGAGGAGTTGAGATCCCAGGCCATGAGACCTAGTGCGACTTTGAATGGGATTATAGATTATATTTAATTTTATTTTGGAATCAAGAGGAAAACCCCGGTTTCGGCCGGGGCTTTTTAGTATCTAGAATACGTCGAATCTGAGATGAAATAATTTCATCTCAAACATTTATATTTTATGTTCTCTACTTACTTTTCTATTGCATCATTCTCCAAACCAGGCTCTTTTTAGGATTCTGATAAGAAAAAAGTATAATGTTATTTTGCAGTTAATTCACAAAAAAAGAAAAAGATAAAATCCCAAATCAACGATCCGGGATTCCTCAAAAAGCTTGCTTATAATTTCTTCTTTTCGTCATCATTTCTCTTTTTAAGGAACAGGATGAAGAACCCTGCTACAATTAGCAATGCAAGAAGTCCTGCAAGCTTCAATGGTTTACTCTCTTGTTCTTCCCCATTGTATTCTTCCGATACGTCTGTGTCTCCTGAAGAACTTGCTGAGACCACGCCAACCGAATCACCCAGGGAATCTGTATCTATAATGTCAACATTTTCAGTTTCTAATACATCAGCTATTTCTTCTGTTGGCTCCTCATCACTCCAGAAAAGCAGTTTCTTGAGATAATATGGCATTCCATCATCACTGGTAGTCGATGAACTATACTGATAGCTACAGGTTACAGTAAAGGGGGAATATCCCGAAACATTTCTTACAATGAAGTATGAGTACGTTCCGTCATTACCTATGCGTTCAGGAGTATATGCTTCCCACTGTGGATTTGTCCAGTGTCTCAGGTACACGGTATTGACTATTAAAGTACCTCCACCCTTTTCATTAAGCACCCTGAATTCTATACTGCGGTTGTTGCTCTGGTTGTTTACCAGTGTTTCGTTGGTGAAACTAATGTCAAGGTACTGGTATATTGACGAGGTTGAGAAATCAATGCTCGACTCGTTGATAGCAGAAACATTCAGCACTTCCACCCTGACCTGTATGCCGTCGGTGTTGTTACCAGTATTGAAAGATGTTGAAACAATACTGCATGCAAGACCGTTGTCATCAGTGTCATCGTCATTGGTGGTGTTGAAACGCAGATACTTATCACTGCCATTTATTGTAATCGTAGGGGTGGAGTTGATTACCATTGTGATGTTATTCCCACTTTCAGACGATTCTGTAACTGTCCACTGCCATGAACGTGTGTCGGTTCTTCCAATGCTTTCATTACTGGTCAGGACCGAGACATTGTAAATGTCCATGAAGAAATCACTCTGGTTAATGTACTGACTTGTGTTTATCAGGCAGTAGGAAATCATGGATGAATCATTTGTATTGTTGTACAATGTTGCTCCTGTTTCATTTACAGGATTTCCGTCGATGAGCCATACAAAGCTGGAATAAAGTGTGCTCTGTATACTGAAGTTCAGTTCTTCTCCATATGCAGATATTGCTGATGAATTTTCAGGTGAGTAAGTGTAAACCGGTTCCTCTGCACACCTGACATTCAACAGGCTGGAAGATGTACCATTGCTGTTTTGAACAGTAAGGTTTACCGTGTAGTTACCGGATATGAAAGTGTGTGTAGTGTTGATGTCAGTTGAATTCGTACCATCTCCAAAGTCCCAGTTCCAGCTTTCCACAAGTCCTGATGAGTTGTCAGTGAAATTGACTGTAAGAGGACTTATTCCTCTGGTTGCATTAGCACTAAAATCTGCAATTGGCAGGATGGAAACATTCATCAGAATATCTCCGGTTGTGTTTATATTTCCAGCAATGTCTATGAATGTACAGTTGTAGGTCATATGACTTACCAGCGTACCGGAATTGCTTGCAGGAATATCGATTGTCCATGAGTAGTTTCCTGCACTTGCGTTCATCTGGTATTCGTTTCCATCAACAGTCACATTATAGTTTACTATTGTTGAATAATCAGTGACGTTCAGTGAAAGAAGGACACTATCTCCGGTGTTTGCAGCCACGGGCATATTTGTCCATGAATATACAGGATTTGATTTGTCAACCAAAAATACGTTAGATGTTGAATAGTTTATATTGCTGGTATTGTCAACTGCTTTTATGTGAAGATACCAGTCACCATCATTCTGATCTGCTGTAAGTGTGTCTCCGCTGTTAAAAGGAGTCCATACAGACACATTGGATACATTGGAGTCCAGTGTCCAGGAATAAGACAGTTCATTGATGCCTGATACCGTATCAACTACTGTTACAACGGTACTGTGACTCTGGTTGTATGTGCTGTTACCATTTTCATTGTAATATGTTATAGGCAGACTGTTGTCCAACTTGAAAACGTCTGATACAGAGTAATTGATATTTCCGGCATTATCGGTTCCACGTGTATGGAGATACCAGTCACCGTCAACTGAATCTTTAGTCAGTGTTCCAGCATTTGCAAAAGAAGTCCATGATGAAACAGAACTCACATCCGCGCTCTGTGTCCAGGCATAAGCCATCTGTGAGATGCCTGCAGGTGAATCTGTTCCTGTCACTGTGGAACTGTGGCTGTTAGCGTAGGTGCTGTTACCATTTGTCCCATATGCAATTACCGGTGGAACAGAGTCGATAGTAAATGTAACATCACGAGCCGATGAATTATCCTGGGTATCAGTAGCATATACGCGGAACATTGCACTTCCAGTATTGTCTTCCGGAAGAGTAAATGCCATACTGTTGGTGCTAAGCAGGTTTCCTATAAGTGACCATGATCCGTTGTAGAGCCACAGGTTGTATTTTACGCTGTCACCTTCAACATCTGAGGATGTTCCCCATGACACAGTCATTGAGCTTCCACCCTTCTTTATCTGGCTGCTTGTTGGTGATGTGAATACTCCTGGGGTTGTCGGCGCATCATTTACTGAAGTCACGCTCACAGTAACTGTTGTTGATAGTTGTGGTGCTTCATCTCCACTCATTCCACCATATTCAAGAAGGTACCCACTCAGTGTTGTAACTGTATGGGGAAGGTCATTCCAGGTACCGTTGTTTGTTGAATACATTTGGCCAGCATCCTCGTTATTTCCCGAGTCGTTTGGTTCATTGCCAGTACCCAGTGCAGGTCCGTTCCATTTGTTATATTCACCTGATATTGCTGAGCCTGTATAACCATCTCCGTCATAGAACTGTCTTCCAGCTCCTCCTTCCTCAGTTCCTTCAGGACCAGTGACCCAGCGCCATTCTCCTTCGACAGCAGCGTCACTTGCACCCATCCATGCATCAGCCTGTATTTTTTCCATTAGGAAATTATTTTCTTCCTCTGATGTGATGGTTGCAAGATATCCTTGTAGTCCTTCCATGGTCTTAGTATCTGCATTTGTTTTTGCTGCTGTCCATGTTGACAAGTAGGATACATACTCGTAGTAATGTCCTGTATCTTCAAAATATAGTGTATTTCCTCCTAGGACAAAGGTAATCTTTCGGTCTGCAGTGTTTGGCTCCTCGTTAGTATTCTCATATCTGACATTTCTAAAGGCTGCTTGATATGCAGCTGGAGTTGTGGCAGCCGAAGTAAGTGTCAGTACTCCTGTTGAGGTGTCAAAAGATCCTGATATGCCATTTGTAGTGTCATATCTCAGATAGTCCTGTCCGGAGACATAACCATCTCCTATGTAGACTTTAGCTGATGAATAAGTAGACTCACTACCGGTGATGGTTAGCCCTGAGTCTATATACATGTCATCGTTTTCAGTATAAGTTGCAGTGCCACTTGAAGCACTTACAGTCGTTGCTGCCTGTGCAGCAGATGTTAATACGGCACAGGATATAAGTAAGAAACATATCATGAAATACAATCTGCGCATAAAATCCTCTCTCATTGAATAGTGTAATTGTTATGTTTTAGTGCCAAAGTGATTGGTTTTGCTTCAAGATGGCATCGATCAACAATGTATAAATATAATTTAATTAATTAACTTTAATAATCTATTATATATTTAATATTTTTGAGAGATGAGTTCTACTATGTTTCATTAATGTCTTCTTATAATCCACAAATTGCAGATTCTTACTATGATGTACTAATTCAGTCTGCCAAAAAAATGAAAATACAATTTTTGATGAAATTGCTAAAGTTGTGAGCAGAGTACTCAAAATCTTTAATGAACTTTAAAAATAGTATAACCGCTGCCAACAGGCAGCAGCTTCAAAAAAAGAATTAGTCTATTGTATCGTGCATACGAGGTTTGATCTCGTTGCTTTTTTGCCCCTCATCAAGATTTTCATCCTCTTCCATGTCCTTGCGGTGCATATCCTTGCTGAGCATCTGGTTGAACATGAAGTACTTCTTCACGTATGCCATGATCTCTTCATCGGAAATGCAGGAAACCCTCTTCTCGTCGTTGTAGAGTTTCTGAATTTCGGCCTGGATTGCTCTGAGGCGTTTGTCATTCTTGTCGATCTCGATATTAACTTCCATGAGTTCGTTCAGTGTTTCCTGGACTTTGTACCTAAGTACTTCGATTCCAGAAGAATCACCAATGAGGAAAATCCTCTTTCCACCAACGATTTCAGGTGGATATGGTTCGTAGGTGAACGGATTCTTGATAACACCGGCGGAGTGGATTCCTGATTCGTGTGCAAATACGTTGTTACCAACAACAGACTTATTCCTTGGTATACGGATGCCGATTTCATCCTGCATGAATTTTGAGAACTCTACAATAGAATCAAGATTGTACTTGTCGAATCCCTCGATACGCCTTGCAAGGAATAAAAGCAGTTTTTCCATTTCGGCGTTACCTGCTCTCTCACCAATACCAAGGAATGTCACATTGGACCAATTTGCACCGTGCCAGTATCCTGCAATGGAATTGGCAACAGCAAAACCAAAATCATCATGACAGTGAGTCTCGATATTTTTAACATTGAGCTCGTCCTTCAGGTATTTAGTGATCATTGGAATTCCAAAAGGCTCGTCAACACCTTCAAATGGTATTCCAAATCCAATGGTATCACATACACGGATAGTACAATCAGGGTCTATGTCCATTATTTTCTTAATAAGAGGGAATGTGAATCCATAATTGTCTGCACGGGTCATATCTTCGATGTGAGCCCTGGTGCGGAGTCCGTGATCAACTGCATACTGGAGTGCATTGAGGTATTTTTCCTCGGCTGCCTCACGGGTAAGCCCCATCTTATCAACGATATGAGGATCAGATACTGACATAAGGACACCGGTTTCCTCAATGCCGTCAATGTTAAGGACCATATCAATATCAGCAGGGTTTGCACGTGCCCATCCGGTTATTTCCGGGAATTCGTATCCCTGGTCCATCATGAGCTTGATGGCTTTTCTGTCCCTTTCGTTATAGACAAAAGTCTCAAGTTTCTCTATTCCTATACGGTGCAGGTAGTTGTATATCTGAAACTTCTGCTGACTCTTCATGACAATACCAGGCATCTGTGCCCCATCCCTGATAGTGCTGTCACTTATTGATACTTCCTGCCCCAGTGGTAATTTTATTTTTGGAAGATCATCATAGTCCTTGTATATTTTCATTTGAAACCTCCTTTTCAATTCGAAAGCTCCAGAGCTTTAATTAGTGTATTAGTTTAGAAACGAGTCGGTATCAGTACCCTAATAAAATGTGTCCGCCCTGGATAATCATTATTATTGAGTGTGAATTGTACTCTTAATATAGCTGCACTCCTACTTAAAACATCGTTTCTATATATCTTAGGAGGATCATTTTTTCCTCCCGGCAAAACTAAACCTTTAAATCTTTATATTTTAAAAGATTACATGATTCATATGTGGAGCATATTACTCAGGAAGTTCGAGAAATACCCGGCCCAGCAAAAGGTGCTGAAGCTTCTTTTTGAACGTGGTTTTCAGGTAAGTGATGAAGGAAAAGTTACCTCAGGCGCCATTGAAATAGCACACACGCAACTTGCCAGGGAAGCAGGTGTTGACAGGCGTGTTGTAGATTCCACAACAGAGGTCATACTTTCAGATGATCAGCTAAAAAAGATATTCCAGAATGTAAAATCAATTCCTTTTCTTCGGGATGTCGCCCCTCTCATGGGACAGGGTGTCATTATCATAACCCCGGACGATGCTTCTAACAAGGGAATTATCTCCGAAGTCTCCACAGTTATCGCACAACAAAATATCAGCATCAGGCAGGCTGTGTCAGATGACCCTTTCTTCACAGACGAACCCCGGCTTACAATAATCACCGATACAAAGGTCCCCGGCAGCATCATTGAGGAACTGCTCAAACTGGATTCTGTAAAAAGCGTAAATATCGCTTGATATTTCAGAGAACAGCCTTTGCAAAAGCCCTGAATATCTTTAACATATGCACCGATTTAGATGGGTGCAGCATCTTTTTTATCAGTATTGAAGGATGGTCCATGTCACCGTAGCGTGTTATGGTGTCAAGAATAGCAGGATTGTTCATCGAAGCTATGAGCTCGTCCATCTCTCTATCCCCGAGTCCTGCTGCAAACCTGTGAATTCTCATTCCCATTGCAAGCTCTTTTCCAAGTTTTGCTCTCCACTGTTTATCGTATTCAGAAAGGAATGATGCAGAACTGTTATTTTTCTCTGCAGCCTTTGCAGCAATTTCACCGGCAATTTTTGCACACACAGCTCCGGTATAGATTCCTCCTCCTGATGTGGGTTTAACCTGCCCTGCTGCGTCACCGACTATCATTACACCGTCTGCATATGTCTTTTCAAGAGGTCCAAGTGGAATTCCTCCCATAACAAGGTCAAGTTTGCCACCACCATATCTTGAAGCAACATGCTGATTCTTTGTCAGGAGATTTTCAAGAACCTGATGCGCTGACAGTCCACATATGGGATCAACAGCCATACCCACACGGGATATGCTTTCATTTACAGGCACAGTCCATCCAAAGAATCCGGGAACCTGTGACCCAATAAACAATTCAACAAAATTGGTGTCATCACTGCGGTAAGGAACTTCTGCCTGAATTCCCGGCAGCACTTCTGTAACATTTCCAAGTCCTGACCATTTTGCCACCTGGCTCCGAACACCGTCAGCACCAATTACAACTTTGGTTTTCAGAATATGTTTTTCTCCGTTCTTTACAACTGAAACCTTCTGTTCATTTTGTGAGTTTTCAATACCTGTAACTCTTGAGTTAAGCCAGAGGTCAACATCTTCTTCAACAGCCTTCAACGCAAGTTTTCTGTCAAAAATCTTCCTTGAGACAACATAGGCTTTGGTTTTTTTACCGTCAATGGGCAGGTAATCCCCATGCATTGGGTGAATAAATGCACCTCTTACTGAGTTCAGGATGGAACTATCCGAAGGGGCAATTTCACACTCATTGAGAGCTCTTGTACTTAGAAGTCCGGTGCACCCAACCGGAGTACCTATGAATGCGTGGTCTTCCAGTATCAGTGTTTTTGCGCCGTTTATTGCAGCATATCTTGCCGCCACAGAACCGATTGGTCCTCCTCCTACAACAATAACATCATATTCCGTCATTTTCACTTAAGTTCAAGTACTATTTCCAGAACCTCGCGGAAACTGTTGAGTGTTCTGTCAGGTTCGTATTCACCTGATGTCCTGTCTATTGCGCTGTTGCGATCTCCATATGCAGCATATGCTGCCATCATGCCCAGTTTCTTTGAAGGAGCAATATCCCTTCTCAGGCTGTCACCAACAAAAAGTGTTTCAGGAGCATTAAGTCCCATTGTTTCAAGAGCATGTTTGAAAGGTGCAAGATCCGGTTTTTTTGCGCCAGTCATATCATGGGCTGTAAGTGAATGTATCATTGCTTCCATACCTGTTTTTGCAAGCCTTTTCTTTGCATTATCGCTGTTAGCGTCAGTGACAATTCCAAGGGGAAGGCCGAGTTTATTTAGTTCTTGTAGTGTTTCCCTTACATCTGGATAGAGCCTTATGTTGTTAATCTTGTGAGTTTCGTAGATGCTGACACATGTCTGGTAGTTATCAGCAGCATTCATGCCGTTGTCAAGCATATAGTCCCTGATATTCTCCGGGTGTTCAAAACCGTGGGTTTCCCTGCGGAAGTACTCAAACAGCTCTTGCGGGTCACCTGCACCAAGAAAACTGACAACTTCAGTACAGGCTACCATCTTCGCTTCCACAAAGTCGAAGAGGGTGTTGTCCATATCAAAAATAATGCCCCTTAAATTCATTCCCATTTCATCCATTATTTTATTATTCTATGCTCTTGTTCTGGATTTAATGCTGTTTTTCTACTTATAATTGGGTACTATTGAAACATAATTGCAAGTTCGTTTTCAATATCTTCTGCCATAAGTGGGGAATATCCGTGTGTGCTTGCGTTAATCGGGTAAAGTGCTTTTGGATCTTCTGCCTTATCATAAGTACGAAGTGCAAGTTCATACGGAACAATGCTGTCATTTATGGAATGCAGCATAACAAACCTGCGTGGGCTTATCATTCCCAGATAGGTGTCAGGGTCAATTGACCTGTAAAAGAGATAGGCATCCATGTCAACAGTTTCATCAACGACTATGGAACCAGTATCATAACCACTTGTGCTGATTCCAATTACTCCTTTTATTTCCGGATCTATTGCGGTTGCTATTATTGCAAACCTGCCACCATTACTAAGACCAAGCATTGCAATGTTGTCATCATCAATTTCAGACTGGTCAGCAAGAACATTTGCAGCAGCAAGTGCGTCATACACCATCATGTATTCCACAGGTTCTGTCCCATTCATGTAAAGTGCCATGTCACCCTGCGGGTCAATTCCTCCAAGATTTCTCTGATCCAGTGTTATGGAGGCGTACCCGAGTGATGAAAGCAATTGGGGTACTGCTGTCTGCTGTTCTTTTGAGACTCCTGCTCCTGGAAGAACTACAACACCAGGAATATTTGTAGCCGATTCCGGAATCCTGATAAGCCCTGCAATTTCAGAACCACGGCTTTCAAAACTGACTTCCCTGATAGTTTCCTTATCGTTAGCTCCGGAAATGTCATTTGAGCTGTAATCCACATCTGTTATTTCAGGATATGAGAGTATTCCTTCATCTGAAACAGACCACTGTTCATCATCGCCTGAACTATATATTATTCCAATAGCTCCGGCTACCATGAGTAGTATTCCCAGTGCAAGCGGGAGAAGTTTGACATTCATCTTATGCTGTTTAGTTTCAGTCTTTCTTTTTCCTTTAGTGGTATGTTTCTGACTCATGGGATCGCCGAAATGATTTTGATAGAATGGGAGTTATGGGAATTATTGCTCTAATATGACGAACCTGCCGGGACTCGAACCCGGGTTCTAAGCTCCGGAGGCTTAAGTGATATCCGCTACACTACAGGTCCGCATTTGCTTATAATTTTGAACTTAAACTCATTTTGCATGTTTCTCATTGGAGATAAATATGCTGTTGATGTGGAATTATTGTTAATTTGTTACTGCTGTTTAATGTATGATATATGCTGATTTGTTTTAGATTTTCACATAAATATAGATTATTAGTCAATATACGAACGTTATTTTTAAATATCACAATTGTGTATTAGGTATCATCACAATTGTGATTTGGCTAAAATAGCCAATAACCAGGGCATTGGCACGGCAAAACATTCTCCTGTAAAGTAATGCCGTCCGGTTCGAATCCGGATCCTGGCTTGAGGTTTAACCTCAAATCCCTAGCAGGAGTCTTCCGGCTCCTGCAGAAAAACGTTTACTTCAAAAACCCTGCGACAATACCCCTTTATTTTATTTTTTTCAAGAAGGTAAAAACATGAACGTAATACTTCCAAACGGTGATATCCAGGAACTGGCCATGGGTCCCTTGACAGTAGTGGAATTACTGCAACATCTGGGCATAAGCCTGGGTGAAGTTCTGGTATCTAAAAATAAATGTATTATCCCGGAAGACAGCATTCTCGAAAATGGAGATAATGTACGAATAATGCAGGTTATTTTTGGAGGCTGAAAGCTCCGATAACTCAGGTTTCAGATAAAATGTCAAAGGGCATTAATTGTCATTAGCACATTCCTGACCTTCTTCCCTAAGTTGCCTGCATATTCCGCATATTCTTGAAGCAAGGTCATCAACCTTGTTTGCTTTCATATCTTCAGCAAGTTCACGTATAGATACCTTCACATTCTCTTCAAGCACAATCCTGTAGCCTCTCTTTTTGGACAGGTATTGTGAAACAGCAGATGGTGCCATATCAAGTTCCTTGGCAATTTCCTGTTGCGACAGTCCGCAATTCATAAGTTCTTCTGCGATGGCTGCTCTGATGGCAGGCAACACGTCCCAGACGATCATCTGACATGGTAATTTCATAGGCATCCCTTTAATTATTTATTTTCAAAACAAAATCTCACAATTGTGAATATGTTTTTTATATTTAATATCTTTTATTGATTTGTCCAATAATATCCTGCACAGAGCATGATAGAATTCCAAATGAAGTTACAGTTTTTTAATTTTCCAGCATCCAGGTCTCCAAACCTCTGGACTTATATTATTTGACAACTTATGATGCATAGTGCACATTCTGTTATTGAGAATTAATCTACATTGAAAGGTTTGTTCTATGTTAAGCGATGATGAACTCGAAAGATACAGCAGGCAGATTATGCTTTTTGGCAAGGAAGGTCAGAAGCGCTTGAGTGATGCTACTGTATTTGTGGCAGGTGCCGGTGGACTTGGCTGTCCGGTTGCGTTGTATCTTGCAGTTGCGGGAATAGGCCATTTGAAAGTTGCAGATAAGGATCTTGTGGAACAAACGAATCTTAACCGTCAGGTTCTGCACTGGGAACAGGACATTGGCAAAGAGAAAGTCATTTCTATAGAGGAAAAAATCCTGCAGATAAATCCTCACGTAGAAATTCAGACATTTCACCTGACAATTGACGAAACAAATATCATGGACCTTGTGGCTGATGCAGATATAATTGTTGATGCCATGGATAATTATGAGGTCCGCTATTTTCTGAATAAGGTTGCCCATGAGAAAGGAATTCCCATGGTTCATGGCGCAATTCGTGGTTTTGATGGTCAGGCAATGACGATCATCCCTGGAAAAAGTGCATGTTTTAATTGTGTATTCCCATCTGAACCGCCATCGGAGATATTTCCTGTGATTGGCACGACCCCTGGTATAATTGCCATGATACAGGCTAATGAAGTCATTAAATACCTGCTTGGGACCGGTAAGCTTCTGACAAACCGCCTGCTAATATGGGATGGTCTTAATTCTGAAATGGATTATATGAAAGTGTCAAAAAGACCGGATTGTAAAATATGCGGTAAATAATAATCCTTCTGGTGCCAGGTTTGTTATTGAGCTGGCTGTTGCAAAACCAAAAGGCAGCTTAAATGCATAATTCGTTTTTATGGCCTCTTGTAAACTGTCTTATTGTAATACTTATATATTATAACCTCATTTTTATAATAGGTTTTGTGTAATAAATGCGGAGATTACTTTGTGGGTTTACGAAATAGATATGATAAATACTCTGAAGCAACTGTTGTAGCTCTGGCTCTCCTGGCTTTGTATCTTATTAGTCTTGAAAGCTATCTTTTATTTCATAGTATAGTTGAAGTAGCGAGTATAATAGTCATTGCTGCTGTTTTCCTGATTGCATGGAATTCCAGAAAATATCTGAAGAATTCATATCTTTTGTTCCTTGGGATAAGTTTTTTCTTC from Methanolobus tindarius DSM 2278 harbors:
- a CDS encoding transcriptional regulator translates to MKLPCQMIVWDVLPAIRAAIAEELMNCGLSQQEIAKELDMAPSAVSQYLSKKRGYRIVLEENVKVSIRELAEDMKANKVDDLASRICGICRQLREEGQECANDN
- a CDS encoding HesA/MoeB/ThiF family protein, producing MLSDDELERYSRQIMLFGKEGQKRLSDATVFVAGAGGLGCPVALYLAVAGIGHLKVADKDLVEQTNLNRQVLHWEQDIGKEKVISIEEKILQINPHVEIQTFHLTIDETNIMDLVADADIIVDAMDNYEVRYFLNKVAHEKGIPMVHGAIRGFDGQAMTIIPGKSACFNCVFPSEPPSEIFPVIGTTPGIIAMIQANEVIKYLLGTGKLLTNRLLIWDGLNSEMDYMKVSKRPDCKICGK
- a CDS encoding alpha/beta hydrolase codes for the protein MSQKHTTKGKRKTETKQHKMNVKLLPLALGILLMVAGAIGIIYSSGDDEQWSVSDEGILSYPEITDVDYSSNDISGANDKETIREVSFESRGSEIAGLIRIPESATNIPGVVVLPGAGVSKEQQTAVPQLLSSLGYASITLDQRNLGGIDPQGDMALYMNGTEPVEYMMVYDALAAANVLADQSEIDDDNIAMLGLSNGGRFAIIATAIDPEIKGVIGISTSGYDTGSIVVDETVDMDAYLFYRSIDPDTYLGMISPRRFVMLHSINDSIVPYELALRTYDKAEDPKALYPINASTHGYSPLMAEDIENELAIMFQ
- a CDS encoding MoaD/ThiS family protein, giving the protein MNVILPNGDIQELAMGPLTVVELLQHLGISLGEVLVSKNKCIIPEDSILENGDNVRIMQVIFGG
- a CDS encoding HAD family hydrolase, whose translation is MDEMGMNLRGIIFDMDNTLFDFVEAKMVACTEVVSFLGAGDPQELFEYFRRETHGFEHPENIRDYMLDNGMNAADNYQTCVSIYETHKINNIRLYPDVRETLQELNKLGLPLGIVTDANSDNAKKRLAKTGMEAMIHSLTAHDMTGAKKPDLAPFKHALETMGLNAPETLFVGDSLRRDIAPSKKLGMMAAYAAYGDRNSAIDRTSGEYEPDRTLNSFREVLEIVLELK
- a CDS encoding geranylgeranyl reductase family protein, whose product is MTEYDVIVVGGGPIGSVAARYAAINGAKTLILEDHAFIGTPVGCTGLLSTRALNECEIAPSDSSILNSVRGAFIHPMHGDYLPIDGKKTKAYVVSRKIFDRKLALKAVEEDVDLWLNSRVTGIENSQNEQKVSVVKNGEKHILKTKVVIGADGVRSQVAKWSGLGNVTEVLPGIQAEVPYRSDDTNFVELFIGSQVPGFFGWTVPVNESISRVGMAVDPICGLSAHQVLENLLTKNQHVASRYGGGKLDLVMGGIPLGPLEKTYADGVMIVGDAAGQVKPTSGGGIYTGAVCAKIAGEIAAKAAEKNNSSASFLSEYDKQWRAKLGKELAMGMRIHRFAAGLGDREMDELIASMNNPAILDTITRYGDMDHPSILIKKMLHPSKSVHMLKIFRAFAKAVL